The Streptomyces spororaveus genome includes a region encoding these proteins:
- a CDS encoding DUF6421 family protein, translating into MTETLVPGTGGAVITAEARVVDHPAWPELKAAVEEIRPWQAKDGSIDFEVEGAHGRATVLAAVDRVIAAVETLSPLLPHGAAYHRALVADLRKWAADDFKVPDFLDSLLAFHPAAERADGLQHLVVFPMYTQNGNLDRNLEAVVLKMVWPEWLAELERTRYDNPLFLGITFEDFTPGYDTHSAVLFPETIAVREAPERFTWGGIFCDREAARYRKVTEAAVDILGIDLPEDIARMVEDQERCEKAFVLWDMVHDRTHSHGDLPFDPFMIKQRQPFWMYGLEELRCDLTAFKEAVKLESEGNEHGRDVQYAVLFDRMFRFPVSGDRNRNYDGLGGQLLFAYLHKHDVVRWTDNKLKIDWMRAPQVTNQLCAEIEDLYRAGIDRPKLVHWFKAYELVSTYLAPHPGSKWAKGPDALDMTQPPRKLVDDVLPDEFPLSMFFEALAKKLKGTIAATKGITALNADQPERVAA; encoded by the coding sequence ATGACGGAAACTCTTGTGCCCGGTACCGGCGGCGCCGTGATAACCGCCGAAGCGCGGGTGGTCGACCACCCCGCGTGGCCCGAGCTCAAGGCCGCCGTGGAGGAGATCCGGCCCTGGCAGGCCAAGGACGGCTCCATCGACTTCGAGGTCGAGGGCGCGCACGGCCGTGCCACCGTCCTGGCCGCGGTGGACCGCGTGATCGCCGCCGTCGAGACGCTTTCGCCGCTGCTCCCGCACGGAGCCGCGTACCACCGGGCGCTCGTCGCCGACCTGCGCAAGTGGGCCGCCGACGACTTCAAGGTGCCGGACTTCCTCGACTCCCTGCTGGCCTTCCACCCGGCCGCCGAGCGCGCCGACGGGCTCCAGCACCTCGTCGTCTTCCCGATGTACACCCAGAACGGCAACCTGGACCGCAACCTGGAAGCCGTCGTGCTCAAGATGGTGTGGCCCGAGTGGCTCGCCGAGCTGGAGCGCACCCGGTACGACAACCCGCTCTTCCTCGGCATCACCTTCGAGGACTTCACGCCGGGCTACGACACCCACTCGGCCGTGCTCTTCCCGGAGACCATCGCCGTGCGCGAGGCCCCCGAGCGCTTCACGTGGGGCGGCATCTTCTGCGACCGTGAGGCCGCCCGCTACCGCAAGGTGACCGAGGCCGCCGTCGACATCCTGGGCATCGACCTGCCCGAGGACATCGCCCGCATGGTCGAGGACCAGGAGCGCTGCGAGAAGGCCTTCGTCCTGTGGGACATGGTGCACGACCGCACGCACAGCCACGGCGACCTGCCGTTCGACCCCTTCATGATCAAGCAGCGCCAGCCGTTCTGGATGTACGGCCTGGAGGAGCTGCGCTGCGACCTCACCGCCTTCAAGGAGGCCGTGAAGCTGGAGTCCGAGGGCAACGAGCACGGCCGCGACGTGCAGTACGCCGTACTCTTCGACCGGATGTTCCGCTTCCCGGTCTCCGGCGACCGCAACCGCAACTACGACGGCCTCGGTGGCCAGCTGCTCTTCGCCTACCTCCACAAGCACGACGTCGTGCGCTGGACGGACAACAAGCTGAAGATCGACTGGATGCGCGCCCCGCAGGTCACCAACCAGCTGTGCGCCGAGATCGAGGACCTGTACCGGGCCGGCATCGACCGCCCGAAGCTCGTGCACTGGTTCAAGGCGTACGAGCTGGTCTCGACCTACCTCGCCCCGCACCCGGGTTCCAAGTGGGCCAAGGGCCCCGACGCCCTGGACATGACGCAGCCGCCGCGCAAGCTCGTGGACGACGTGCTTCCGGACGAGTTTCCGCTCAGCATGTTCTTTGAGGCGCTCGCCAAGAAGCTCAAGGGCACGATCGCCGCGACCAAGGGCATCACGGCTCTGAACGCGGATCAGCCCGAGCGGGTCGCCGCGTGA
- a CDS encoding SDR family NAD(P)-dependent oxidoreductase — MNGSGNGNGKLHGAVVAVAGAGGPAGRATLLRLAEAGAVVIASDADAARLAEAVDAARYAHGGATITGDTVDLLDLDATKAWAEQTEKEFGRIDGLVHLVGGWRGSKTFTDADLADWTFLEKLLIRTVQHTSLAFHDGLLRSDRGRYVLISQSGAHKPVANNAAYNAGKAAAEAWTLAMADSFRKAGGDEGPGAAAAILVIKALVHEAMRAERPNAKFAGFTDVTELAEAIAGVWERSATEVNGQRLWLTPQP, encoded by the coding sequence ATGAACGGCTCCGGGAACGGCAACGGAAAGCTGCACGGAGCGGTGGTGGCGGTGGCCGGGGCCGGCGGGCCCGCCGGCCGGGCCACCCTGCTCCGCCTCGCCGAGGCGGGTGCGGTGGTGATCGCGTCCGACGCCGATGCGGCGCGCCTCGCGGAGGCCGTGGACGCGGCACGCTACGCCCACGGTGGCGCCACCATCACCGGTGACACCGTGGACCTGCTCGACCTGGACGCCACCAAGGCCTGGGCCGAGCAGACCGAGAAGGAGTTCGGCCGGATCGACGGCCTGGTCCACCTCGTCGGCGGCTGGCGCGGCAGCAAGACCTTCACCGACGCGGACCTCGCGGACTGGACCTTCCTGGAGAAGCTCCTCATCCGCACGGTCCAGCACACCTCGCTGGCCTTCCACGACGGGCTGCTGCGCAGTGACCGCGGCCGCTACGTGCTGATCAGCCAGTCCGGGGCGCACAAGCCGGTCGCCAACAACGCCGCGTACAACGCGGGCAAGGCGGCGGCCGAGGCCTGGACCCTGGCCATGGCGGACTCCTTCCGCAAGGCGGGGGGTGACGAGGGCCCCGGCGCGGCAGCTGCGATCCTGGTCATCAAGGCACTGGTGCACGAGGCGATGCGCGCCGAGCGTCCCAATGCAAAGTTCGCGGGCTTCACCGACGTGACGGAGCTGGCCGAGGCCATCGCCGGCGTCTGGGAGCGGTCCGCCACCGAAGTGAACGGACAGCGTCTGTGGCTCACTCCGCAACCGTGA
- a CDS encoding threonine aldolase family protein, whose translation MAHSATVRTEAGKTDARRHHDPAVRGFASDNYAGVHPEVLAAVALANGGHQVAYGEDDYTEHLQKVIRSHFGPYAEAFPVFNGTGANVTALQAMTDRWGAVICAKSAHINVDEGGAPERMAGLKLLAVPTPDGKLTPELIDQEAWGFEDEHRAMPQVVSITQNTELGTVYTPDEIRAICEHAHALGMKVHLDGARIANAAASLDVPMRAFTNAVGVDVLSYGGTKNGMMFGEAVVVLNPDAVRQMKHIRKMSMQLASKMRFVSVQLEALLAKDLWLRNARHANAMAQRLAAGVRETDGVEILYPVQANAVFARLPHEVSRRLQKRYRFYFWDEAAGDVRWMCGFDTQEEDVDGFLQALKEELAR comes from the coding sequence GTGGCTCACTCCGCAACCGTGAGAACCGAGGCAGGGAAGACCGACGCCCGGCGCCACCACGACCCGGCGGTGCGAGGTTTCGCGAGCGACAACTATGCGGGAGTGCATCCGGAGGTGCTGGCCGCCGTCGCGCTCGCCAACGGCGGCCACCAGGTCGCCTACGGCGAGGACGACTACACCGAACACCTGCAGAAGGTCATCCGCAGCCACTTCGGGCCGTACGCGGAAGCCTTCCCGGTCTTCAACGGCACCGGCGCGAACGTCACCGCCCTCCAGGCGATGACGGACCGCTGGGGCGCCGTGATCTGCGCCAAGAGCGCCCACATCAACGTGGACGAGGGCGGCGCGCCGGAGCGGATGGCCGGCCTCAAGCTGCTCGCCGTACCGACCCCGGACGGCAAGCTCACCCCCGAGCTGATCGACCAGGAGGCCTGGGGCTTCGAGGACGAGCACCGGGCGATGCCGCAGGTCGTGTCGATCACCCAGAACACCGAGCTGGGCACGGTCTACACCCCGGACGAGATCCGGGCGATCTGCGAGCACGCCCACGCGCTCGGCATGAAGGTCCACCTCGACGGTGCCCGGATAGCCAACGCCGCGGCCTCCCTCGACGTGCCGATGCGCGCCTTCACGAACGCGGTCGGCGTGGACGTGCTGTCGTACGGCGGCACCAAGAACGGCATGATGTTCGGCGAGGCCGTGGTGGTGCTCAACCCGGACGCGGTCCGGCAGATGAAGCACATCCGCAAGATGTCGATGCAGCTCGCGTCCAAGATGCGCTTCGTGTCGGTGCAGTTGGAGGCCCTGCTGGCCAAGGACCTGTGGCTGCGCAACGCCCGGCACGCCAACGCGATGGCGCAGCGGCTGGCCGCCGGTGTGCGTGAGACGGACGGCGTGGAGATCCTCTACCCGGTGCAGGCGAACGCGGTGTTCGCGCGGCTGCCGCACGAGGTCTCGCGGCGACTGCAGAAGCGTTACCGCTTCTACTTCTGGGACGAGGCCGCGGGCGACGTCCGCTGGATGTGCGGCTTCGACACCCAGGAAGAGGACGTGGACGGCTTCCTCCAGGCACTGAAGGAAGAGCTGGCGCGATAG
- a CDS encoding transglutaminase-like domain-containing protein, producing MQLIQQSPDIHAYLASSEAIDHWHPVVQATADTLWSATGTAYSYAEAAFEFVRDTIPHSGDSGDPRVTWRASDVLTTRNGICYAKSHALVALLRAQGIPGALCYQRLADDDGTNPVVHGLIALRLPGSTRWSRLDPRGNKPGVDARFDLDRERLAFPVRPELGEIDYPELHTAPHPAALKALRESADRPRLWRNLPTAL from the coding sequence ATGCAGCTCATTCAGCAGAGCCCCGACATTCACGCCTACTTGGCGTCCAGTGAGGCGATCGACCACTGGCATCCGGTGGTCCAGGCAACCGCCGACACCCTCTGGTCCGCCACCGGCACCGCATATTCATACGCCGAAGCCGCCTTCGAGTTCGTCCGCGACACCATCCCGCACTCGGGCGATTCCGGAGACCCGCGCGTCACCTGGCGCGCGTCCGACGTCCTCACCACGCGCAACGGCATCTGCTACGCCAAGTCCCACGCCCTGGTCGCCCTCCTGCGCGCCCAGGGCATCCCGGGGGCCCTGTGCTACCAGCGCCTGGCCGACGACGACGGCACGAACCCCGTCGTGCACGGCCTGATCGCCCTGCGGCTGCCCGGCAGCACGCGCTGGTCCCGCCTCGACCCGCGCGGAAACAAGCCCGGCGTGGACGCCCGGTTCGACCTCGACCGGGAACGGCTGGCCTTCCCGGTACGCCCGGAACTCGGAGAGATCGACTACCCCGAGCTCCACACCGCCCCGCACCCGGCCGCGCTCAAGGCCC